From a single Streptomyces rubradiris genomic region:
- a CDS encoding FAD-dependent oxidoreductase — translation MRHITVIGGGFAGLTAAITAAEAGAKVTVYEAHRTLGGRARTAPGPYRTNEGPHAVYSGGPHWTWLRQRDLLGPLAPLPPLEAARLRLRHHGVLRRTPPFAMLKLLRPRLGPAPVDTDFLSWATGIAGEEGARAAAHYAAVALFHHAPGSLSAAFVQERLRRAAKLPPEAHYPRGGWGVLIDRMAARAWNMGVRIETGARVDTLPEHTPVVVATALPAARRLLRDDSLTWPGGRTVLVDLAVRTRRGDAFAVSDLDAPGWIERFTAQDPSLAPAGEQLVQGQFPVGPGESRADGVARAEHLLDLGFPGWRERLTWRREAVADGRTGAVDLPGRSWRDRPAVDRGDGVYLVGDQVAAPGVLAEVSFTSAVTAVSLILGRPALSRMRA, via the coding sequence ATGCGCCACATCACCGTCATCGGCGGCGGCTTCGCCGGGCTCACCGCCGCGATCACCGCCGCCGAGGCCGGGGCCAAGGTCACCGTGTACGAGGCCCACCGCACCCTGGGCGGGCGGGCCCGGACGGCACCCGGGCCGTACCGCACCAACGAGGGGCCGCACGCGGTCTACTCCGGCGGCCCGCACTGGACCTGGCTGCGGCAGCGGGACCTGCTCGGCCCGCTCGCCCCGCTGCCGCCCCTGGAGGCCGCCCGGCTGCGGCTGCGCCACCACGGCGTGCTGCGCCGCACCCCGCCCTTCGCCATGCTCAAGCTCCTGCGGCCCCGGCTCGGCCCGGCCCCCGTCGACACCGACTTCCTGAGCTGGGCGACCGGGATCGCCGGTGAGGAGGGCGCCCGCGCGGCGGCCCATTACGCGGCCGTGGCCCTCTTCCACCACGCCCCGGGCAGCCTGTCCGCCGCCTTCGTCCAGGAGCGGCTGCGCCGGGCCGCCAAACTGCCGCCGGAGGCGCACTATCCGCGCGGCGGCTGGGGCGTGTTGATCGACCGGATGGCCGCGCGGGCGTGGAACATGGGCGTGCGGATCGAGACGGGGGCCCGTGTGGACACCCTGCCCGAGCACACTCCGGTCGTCGTCGCCACCGCCCTGCCCGCCGCCCGGCGACTGCTCCGCGACGACTCGCTGACCTGGCCGGGCGGCCGTACCGTCCTCGTCGACCTCGCCGTACGCACCCGGCGCGGGGACGCCTTCGCCGTCTCCGACCTGGACGCGCCGGGCTGGATCGAGCGGTTCACCGCGCAGGACCCGTCCCTCGCCCCGGCCGGGGAGCAGCTGGTCCAGGGTCAGTTCCCGGTCGGGCCGGGCGAGTCGCGGGCCGACGGTGTGGCCCGCGCCGAGCACCTGCTCGACCTGGGGTTCCCGGGCTGGCGGGAGCGGTTGACCTGGCGGCGGGAGGCCGTGGCGGACGGCCGTACCGGGGCCGTGGACCTGCCGGGCCGCAGCTGGCGGGACCGGCCGGCCGTGGACCGCGGCGACGGGGTGTACCTCGTGGGCGACCAGGTGGCGGCCCCGGGCGTGCTCGCGGAGGTGTCCTTCACCAGCGCGGTCACCGCCGTGTCACTGATCCTGGGCCGCCCCGCCCTCAGCCGTATGCGGGCCTGA
- a CDS encoding pentapeptide repeat-containing protein, whose product MVRRATEGRPGGRTAVRGARRPELRLPALAPFDGGVLEPDGDYDGLKFRDLDLAGQDARGARFMDCALTGCALDETALGRARVLDSVLTGLRGVGTGLAEATFRDVELVDARLGGTQMHGAVLERVVVRGGKIDFLNLREARLKDVVFESCVLVEPDFAGARLERVEFTDCALKGADFGNATLADVDLRGAAPLEIARGLDRLSGAVIGTGQLLDLAPLLAAELGIRVTD is encoded by the coding sequence ATGGTGAGGCGAGCGACGGAGGGCCGGCCCGGGGGCCGGACGGCGGTGCGGGGCGCGCGGCGGCCGGAGCTGCGGTTGCCGGCCCTGGCCCCCTTTGACGGCGGCGTACTGGAGCCGGACGGGGACTACGACGGGCTGAAGTTCCGGGACCTGGACCTGGCCGGGCAGGACGCGCGGGGCGCCCGGTTCATGGACTGCGCGCTGACGGGCTGCGCGCTGGACGAGACGGCGCTGGGCAGAGCCCGGGTGCTGGACTCGGTCCTGACCGGCCTGCGCGGGGTCGGCACCGGGCTCGCGGAGGCCACGTTCCGCGACGTGGAGCTGGTCGACGCGCGGCTGGGCGGCACCCAGATGCACGGGGCGGTGCTGGAGCGGGTCGTGGTCCGGGGCGGGAAGATCGACTTCCTGAATCTGCGCGAGGCCCGGCTGAAGGATGTGGTGTTCGAGTCCTGCGTGCTGGTCGAGCCGGACTTCGCGGGGGCGCGGCTGGAGCGGGTGGAGTTCACCGACTGCGCCCTGAAGGGGGCCGACTTCGGCAACGCGACGCTGGCGGACGTCGATCTGCGCGGCGCCGCGCCGCTGGAGATCGCCCGGGGCCTGGACCGCCTGTCCGGTGCGGTGATCGGCACGGGCCAACTGCTGGACCTGGCCCCGCTGCTGGCGGCGGAGCTGGGCATACGGGTGACGGACTGA
- a CDS encoding M1 family metallopeptidase has product MSRSVRLVPAVAALLALALTGTACDAGVRGAPGGSGVGDPYFPKAGNGGYDIGHYSLALDYTPATRRLTGTAVITARATRDLSAFDLDLAGLHVDSVRVEGEKARWNHTGQELTVRPHTDLSEGETFRTTVRYSGTPRTLTDPDGSKEGWLPTADGALALGEPVGSMAWFPANHHPSDKATYDIAVTVPQGLKAVSNGEQTDQTTKGGRTTYRWQSAQPMASYLATVAIGRYDITRTTGPHGLPVVTAVGPGQAAASADVLAKIPEILDWAEYNFGPYPFSSAGAIVAGPRDAGYPLETQTRPVFPGPPDVSTLVHELAHQWYGDSVGPASWRDMWLNEGFATYAEWLYDEDHDGPTAQETFTSLYEDGPDDIWAFPPARPTSAAHISDAPVYQRGAMVVHKIRQAVGDDAFYDIVQGWAAAHRHGTADTADFVRYVEKKAPGKDFRTLWKDWLYGDGKPAHA; this is encoded by the coding sequence ATGTCCAGATCGGTACGCCTTGTCCCGGCCGTCGCGGCGCTGCTGGCCCTCGCCCTGACCGGCACCGCGTGCGACGCCGGTGTCCGGGGTGCCCCAGGCGGCTCCGGCGTGGGCGACCCGTACTTCCCGAAGGCCGGCAACGGCGGCTACGACATCGGGCACTACAGCCTCGCCCTGGACTACACCCCGGCCACCCGCCGGCTCACCGGCACCGCGGTCATCACCGCACGGGCCACCCGGGACCTGTCCGCGTTCGATCTCGACCTCGCCGGACTGCACGTCGACTCGGTCCGCGTGGAGGGCGAGAAGGCCCGCTGGAACCACACCGGGCAGGAACTCACCGTCCGCCCGCACACCGACCTCAGCGAGGGCGAGACCTTCCGCACGACCGTCCGCTACTCGGGCACCCCGCGCACCCTCACCGACCCCGACGGCTCGAAGGAGGGCTGGCTCCCCACCGCCGACGGCGCCCTCGCCCTCGGCGAACCCGTCGGCTCGATGGCCTGGTTCCCCGCCAACCACCACCCTTCCGACAAGGCGACCTACGACATCGCGGTCACCGTCCCCCAGGGCCTGAAGGCCGTCTCGAACGGCGAGCAGACGGACCAGACCACGAAGGGCGGCCGTACGACCTACCGCTGGCAGTCGGCCCAGCCCATGGCGAGCTACCTCGCCACCGTCGCCATCGGCCGCTACGACATCACCCGCACCACCGGCCCGCACGGCCTGCCGGTCGTCACCGCCGTCGGCCCCGGCCAGGCCGCGGCGAGCGCCGACGTGCTCGCGAAGATCCCGGAGATCCTGGACTGGGCGGAGTACAACTTCGGCCCGTACCCCTTCTCCTCCGCCGGCGCGATCGTGGCCGGCCCGCGTGATGCCGGTTACCCCCTGGAGACCCAGACCCGCCCCGTCTTCCCCGGCCCGCCCGACGTCTCCACGCTGGTGCACGAACTCGCCCACCAGTGGTACGGCGACTCGGTCGGTCCCGCGTCCTGGCGGGACATGTGGCTCAACGAGGGCTTCGCGACCTACGCGGAGTGGCTCTACGACGAGGACCACGACGGACCCACCGCCCAGGAGACCTTCACCAGCCTCTACGAGGACGGCCCCGACGACATCTGGGCCTTCCCGCCGGCCAGGCCCACGAGCGCCGCGCACATCTCCGACGCCCCCGTCTACCAGCGCGGCGCGATGGTCGTGCACAAGATCCGCCAGGCCGTCGGCGACGACGCCTTCTACGACATCGTCCAGGGCTGGGCCGCCGCCCACCGCCACGGCACCGCCGACACCGCCGACTTCGTCCGTTACGTGGAGAAGAAGGCCCCGGGGAAGGACTTCCGCACCCTCTGGAAGGACTGGCTGTACGGGGACGGCAAGCCCGCCCACGCCTGA
- a CDS encoding NAD(P)/FAD-dependent oxidoreductase, protein MNSSASSAVNGGVSFWYADDGLPAVREPLTGDASADVVIVGGGYTGLWTAYYLKKAAPFLRITVLEQKFCGYGASGRNGGWLYNGIAGRDRYARLHGHEAAVRLQKAMNDTVAEVVAVARAEGIDADIHHGGVLEVATTPAQLARLKAFHAHELSYGETDRELYGARETAERIRVADAVGSTWTPHGARLHPVKLVKGLAAAVEALGVTIHESTPVTEIRPKHAVTPYGTVRAPYVLRCTEGFTAALKGQRRTWLPMNSSMIATEPLTEEQWAAIGWAGRETLGDMAHAYMYAQRTADGRIALGGRGVPYRFGSRTDNDGRTQEATVAALREILTRFFPSLAGVRIEHAWSGVLGVPRDWCATVTLDRSTGLGWAGGYVGSGVATANLAARTLRDLVRQDSGQGGRTELTELPWVGHRVRKWEPEPFRWLGVQGMYATYRAADRRERRYPDTRSSRLARLADRVAGRH, encoded by the coding sequence ATGAACAGCTCGGCAAGCAGTGCCGTCAACGGCGGCGTCTCCTTCTGGTACGCGGACGACGGGCTTCCGGCGGTGCGCGAGCCGCTGACCGGGGACGCGTCCGCGGACGTCGTCATCGTCGGCGGCGGCTACACCGGCCTGTGGACGGCGTACTACCTGAAGAAGGCGGCGCCCTTCCTGCGGATCACCGTGCTGGAGCAGAAGTTCTGCGGGTACGGGGCCTCCGGCCGCAACGGCGGCTGGCTGTACAACGGCATCGCGGGCCGGGACCGGTACGCCCGGCTGCACGGCCACGAGGCCGCCGTCCGGTTGCAGAAGGCGATGAACGACACGGTCGCCGAGGTGGTCGCGGTCGCCCGCGCGGAGGGCATCGACGCCGACATCCATCACGGCGGTGTCCTGGAAGTGGCCACCACCCCGGCGCAGTTGGCGCGGCTGAAGGCGTTCCACGCGCACGAACTGTCCTACGGCGAGACGGACCGGGAGCTGTACGGCGCCCGGGAGACCGCCGAGCGCATCCGGGTCGCGGACGCGGTCGGCTCCACCTGGACCCCGCACGGCGCCCGGCTGCACCCGGTGAAGCTGGTGAAGGGGCTCGCGGCGGCCGTGGAGGCGCTCGGGGTGACCATCCACGAGTCGACGCCGGTGACGGAGATCCGCCCGAAGCACGCGGTCACCCCCTACGGCACGGTCCGCGCGCCCTACGTCCTGCGCTGCACCGAGGGTTTCACCGCCGCCCTCAAGGGCCAGCGGCGGACCTGGCTGCCGATGAACTCCTCGATGATCGCGACCGAGCCGCTGACCGAGGAGCAGTGGGCGGCGATCGGCTGGGCGGGCCGCGAGACCCTCGGCGACATGGCGCACGCCTACATGTACGCGCAGCGCACCGCCGACGGCCGGATCGCGCTCGGCGGGCGCGGGGTGCCGTACCGCTTCGGCTCGCGCACCGACAACGACGGCCGCACGCAGGAGGCGACCGTCGCGGCGCTGCGCGAGATCCTGACCCGCTTCTTCCCGTCCCTGGCGGGCGTGCGGATCGAGCACGCCTGGTCGGGGGTGCTCGGCGTGCCGCGCGACTGGTGCGCCACCGTGACGCTGGACCGCTCGACCGGGCTCGGCTGGGCGGGCGGCTACGTCGGTTCCGGCGTGGCCACCGCCAACCTGGCCGCCCGCACCCTGCGCGACCTGGTCCGGCAGGACTCCGGGCAGGGCGGGCGGACCGAGCTGACGGAGCTGCCCTGGGTGGGCCACCGGGTCCGCAAGTGGGAGCCGGAACCGTTCCGCTGGCTGGGCGTGCAGGGCATGTACGCCACCTACCGCGCGGCCGACCGGCGCGAACGCCGTTACCCGGACACCCGGTCCTCGCGGCTGGCCCGCCTGGCGGACCGGGTGGCGGGCCGCCACTGA
- a CDS encoding rhomboid-like protein gives MRINRGLSGVRAYLRGAPGTHVWLAVLFVTTVALHSMPPEFEENFLRHRSTNLHELSRDPVRVLVASAMWIESGHWLPYAFLYTVFHAPAERWLGTARWLAVCALAHVPASLASEALLLAAIRTGRAPLSAVDTLDIGVSYALAGVIAVLGYRIAAPWRYGYLAAVLAVFTLPLAAGPTVTDVGHLLAALSGLACYPLVRGRGKAWNPKETPAGLRG, from the coding sequence ATGCGAATTAACCGGGGCCTGAGCGGGGTGCGGGCGTACCTCCGTGGTGCTCCCGGCACCCACGTGTGGCTGGCGGTCCTGTTCGTCACGACCGTCGCGCTGCACTCCATGCCGCCCGAGTTCGAGGAGAACTTCCTGCGGCACCGGTCGACGAACCTGCACGAGCTGTCGCGCGACCCCGTGCGGGTGCTGGTGGCCAGCGCGATGTGGATCGAGAGCGGGCACTGGCTGCCGTACGCCTTCCTGTACACGGTGTTCCACGCGCCGGCCGAGCGCTGGCTGGGCACGGCCCGCTGGCTGGCGGTGTGCGCGCTGGCCCATGTGCCGGCGTCGCTGGCGAGCGAGGCGCTGCTGCTGGCGGCGATCCGCACGGGCCGGGCCCCGCTCTCGGCCGTCGACACCTTGGACATCGGGGTGAGTTACGCGCTGGCCGGGGTGATCGCGGTGCTCGGCTACCGGATCGCGGCACCCTGGCGGTACGGGTATCTGGCCGCCGTGCTCGCCGTGTTCACGCTGCCGCTGGCCGCCGGACCGACCGTCACGGACGTCGGCCACCTCCTCGCGGCGCTGTCCGGTCTGGCCTGCTATCCGCTGGTCAGGGGGCGGGGAAAAGCATGGAATCCGAAGGAGACACCGGCCGGGCTCAGGGGTTAA
- a CDS encoding aminoglycoside phosphotransferase family protein, with protein MSRLTHAGIVRVVIDIPGELAEAQEMYNGAAGKAFIAALPDLAAQFLDRWGLRLDGPSMNGVSALVLPVVRADGVRAVLKLQLLDEESEGEPVALRAWDGDGAVRLLDHDPATGTMLLERLDENRMLAHLADTREAVLVIARLLDRLTSFPAPPGLRRLGDITVRMLERTPWALARIPDPEARRLVADCAAAVREVADEPGGRLLHWDLHDENVLAAERADWLAIDPKPLAGDPGFELWPALHNRFDAAEVRWRFDAMTDVLGLDRDRARAWTYGRLLQNALWDVEDARPIEPHQLEIARLLA; from the coding sequence ATGAGCCGATTGACGCACGCCGGTATCGTCCGGGTCGTGATCGACATCCCCGGGGAACTGGCCGAGGCACAGGAGATGTACAACGGGGCGGCGGGCAAGGCGTTCATCGCCGCGCTGCCGGACCTCGCGGCACAGTTCCTGGACCGCTGGGGGCTCCGGCTCGACGGGCCCTCGATGAACGGCGTCAGCGCCCTGGTGCTGCCGGTGGTCCGCGCCGACGGCGTCCGCGCGGTCCTCAAGCTCCAGCTGCTCGACGAGGAGAGCGAGGGCGAGCCGGTCGCGCTGCGCGCCTGGGACGGCGACGGGGCCGTACGGCTCCTCGACCACGACCCGGCCACCGGCACCATGCTCCTGGAGCGCCTGGACGAGAACCGGATGCTGGCGCACCTCGCCGACACCCGCGAAGCGGTCCTGGTCATCGCCCGGCTGCTGGACCGTCTGACGTCCTTCCCGGCCCCGCCCGGCCTGCGCCGCCTCGGCGACATCACCGTGCGCATGCTGGAGCGCACCCCCTGGGCGCTGGCCCGCATCCCCGACCCCGAGGCCCGCCGGCTCGTCGCCGACTGCGCCGCCGCCGTCCGCGAGGTCGCCGACGAGCCCGGCGGCCGGCTGCTGCACTGGGACCTGCACGACGAGAACGTGCTGGCGGCCGAGCGCGCCGACTGGCTCGCCATCGACCCCAAGCCGCTGGCCGGCGACCCCGGCTTCGAGCTGTGGCCCGCCCTGCACAACCGGTTCGACGCGGCCGAGGTCCGCTGGCGCTTCGACGCGATGACCGACGTCCTCGGCCTGGACCGGGACCGGGCCCGCGCCTGGACCTACGGCCGGCTGCTGCAGAACGCCCTGTGGGACGTGGAGGACGCCCGCCCCATCGAGCCCCACCAGCTGGAGATCGCCCGCCTGCTGGCCTGA
- a CDS encoding beta/gamma crystallin domain-containing protein, which translates to MPTARKTTRNLLAVALLTAGLAVATPVNAAHAMNQTPCTSDDLLHIWGHYSRPIIVGPNGPFEYCAANAGTMSLGAGAWVDKISTGNNDIQMNDANGSTVKISRWNIVTYPTRPPNITSIQIF; encoded by the coding sequence GTGCCCACCGCCAGGAAGACCACCCGGAACCTGTTAGCCGTAGCGTTACTGACCGCGGGCCTCGCCGTCGCGACTCCGGTGAACGCCGCGCACGCCATGAACCAGACGCCTTGCACCAGTGACGACTTGTTGCACATCTGGGGCCACTACAGCCGTCCGATCATTGTCGGCCCTAACGGGCCCTTCGAATACTGCGCCGCCAACGCGGGAACCATGAGTCTCGGAGCCGGCGCCTGGGTGGACAAGATCTCCACCGGGAACAACGACATCCAGATGAACGACGCCAACGGCTCCACCGTCAAGATCAGCCGCTGGAACATCGTGACCTACCCCACCCGGCCGCCGAACATCACGTCCATTCAGATCTTCTGA